The proteins below are encoded in one region of Nocardioides marmorisolisilvae:
- a CDS encoding SGNH/GDSL hydrolase family protein: MEVVLLGDSHLARIRRALPRISANAINAAVGGATAADVLTQARAHLPTTNAIAVLSIGTNDARRGTRPEECRELVKALVAELACPWIYVRPPLTEHAVWGNAIASLRPDHLIDTPALLAPLGARAIASDGVHLTGSAYELLLPEICTALSVV; this comes from the coding sequence GTGGAGGTAGTCCTGCTCGGCGACAGCCACCTCGCCCGGATTCGCCGCGCACTCCCGCGCATCAGCGCCAACGCGATCAACGCGGCAGTGGGCGGCGCGACCGCCGCAGACGTCCTCACCCAAGCACGAGCACACCTCCCCACAACCAACGCCATCGCGGTCCTGTCGATCGGCACCAACGACGCAAGACGTGGCACTCGCCCCGAGGAATGCCGCGAACTGGTGAAGGCTCTGGTCGCAGAGCTTGCCTGCCCATGGATCTATGTCCGGCCGCCCCTGACCGAACATGCGGTGTGGGGCAACGCGATCGCATCCCTGAGGCCAGACCACCTCATCGACACCCCCGCACTGCTCGCTCCGCTGGGCGCTCGGGCCATCGCCTCGGACGGCGTTCACCTGACGGGCTCCGCATATGAGCTGCTCCTCCCAGAGATCTGCACAGCCTTGAGCGTCGTGTAG
- the aat gene encoding leucyl/phenylalanyl-tRNA--protein transferase, translated as MPIEPPPSVWRLRAPAAADDDLVGLGADLAPGTVLSAYRLGLFPMPVEGRLGWWSPVRRGVLPLDGLRVTRSLRKSCRRFEIRVDTAFTAVIDACADPGRPAGWIDDDVREAYVALHRLGWAHSVEAWRAEKLVGGLYGLAVGGLFAGESMFSRERDASKVALVALVDLLSDQHAERRLLDTQWQTEHLASLGVVEVPRREYLRRLADALTVPLPDVFGTSSSL; from the coding sequence GTGCCGATCGAGCCTCCTCCGTCCGTGTGGCGCCTGCGCGCTCCGGCGGCCGCCGACGACGACCTGGTGGGCCTCGGGGCCGACCTGGCGCCCGGCACGGTGCTGTCGGCCTACCGCCTCGGGCTCTTTCCGATGCCCGTCGAGGGCCGGCTCGGCTGGTGGTCCCCGGTGCGTCGTGGCGTGCTCCCGCTGGACGGTCTGCGGGTCACCCGGTCACTGCGGAAGTCCTGCCGGCGCTTCGAGATCCGGGTCGACACCGCCTTCACCGCGGTGATCGACGCGTGCGCGGACCCGGGTCGGCCGGCGGGCTGGATCGATGACGACGTCCGGGAGGCGTACGTCGCGCTGCACCGGCTCGGCTGGGCACACTCGGTGGAGGCCTGGCGTGCGGAGAAGCTGGTCGGCGGACTGTATGGGCTGGCCGTCGGCGGCCTGTTCGCCGGTGAGTCGATGTTCAGCCGCGAGCGGGACGCCTCCAAGGTGGCACTGGTGGCGCTGGTCGACCTGCTCAGCGACCAGCACGCCGAGCGCCGGCTGCTGGACACCCAGTGGCAGACCGAGCACCTGGCCAGCCTGGGCGTCGTCGAGGTCCCACGGCGGGAATATCTGCGCCGGCTGGCCGACGCGCTCACGGTGCCGCTGCCTGATGTCTTCGGGACCTCGTCGTCGCTCTGA
- a CDS encoding Fpg/Nei family DNA glycosylase produces the protein MPELPEVEALAQDLSGRLRDRAIVRVDIVAFSCLKTYDPPISALSGSLVDGVTRHGKFLDIDASGTHLVLHLARAGWVRWKDEVPKLPARPSSKSPLAARVVLDNHAGLDITEAGTRKSLALYVVRDPVDIEGIARLGPDPLADDFTIDVLASILQASGRAQIKGVLRQQSNIAGIGNAYSDELLHAARLSPFKPANSLTDEELTTLYAALRDVLGDAVRRASGLAASELKGEKKSHLRVHGRTGQPCPVCGDTVREVSFADSSLQYCPTCQTGGKPLADRRLSKLLK, from the coding sequence GTGCCCGAGCTGCCCGAGGTGGAGGCGCTGGCCCAGGACCTGTCCGGCCGGCTGCGTGACCGTGCCATCGTCCGGGTGGACATCGTGGCATTCAGCTGCCTGAAGACCTACGACCCACCGATCAGCGCGCTGAGCGGCAGCCTGGTCGACGGCGTGACCCGGCACGGGAAGTTCCTCGACATCGACGCCTCGGGCACCCACCTGGTGTTGCACCTGGCCCGTGCCGGCTGGGTGCGCTGGAAGGACGAGGTGCCGAAGCTGCCGGCCCGGCCCAGCAGCAAGTCGCCTCTCGCGGCGCGGGTCGTGCTGGACAACCACGCCGGACTCGACATCACCGAGGCCGGCACTCGCAAGAGCCTGGCGCTGTACGTCGTCCGCGATCCGGTCGACATCGAGGGGATCGCCCGGTTGGGGCCGGATCCGCTCGCCGACGACTTCACGATCGACGTGCTGGCCTCGATCCTCCAGGCCAGCGGCCGGGCCCAGATCAAGGGCGTGCTGCGCCAGCAGTCGAACATCGCGGGCATCGGCAACGCCTACTCCGACGAGCTGCTCCATGCTGCCCGACTGTCGCCGTTCAAGCCGGCGAACAGCCTCACCGACGAAGAGCTGACCACGTTGTACGCCGCGCTTCGCGACGTGCTCGGCGACGCCGTACGACGTGCCTCGGGGCTGGCCGCGAGCGAGCTCAAGGGCGAGAAGAAGAGCCACCTGCGGGTGCACGGACGCACCGGTCAGCCCTGCCCGGTGTGCGGCGACACCGTGCGCGAGGTGTCCTTCGCGGACTCGAGCCTGCAGTACTGCCCGACCTGCCAGACCGGCGGCAAACCGCTGGCCGACCGGCGGCTGAGCAAGCTGTTGAAGTAG
- a CDS encoding ArsR/SmtB family transcription factor, with translation MVVDSEITDAEVDRIFRALADATRRDIVRRTLVGEESVSQLAEDYAMSFAAVQKHVAVLERAGLVTKQPHGRERLVRGNPEAIRRAQALLDTFEQLWRSRVARLDALLADDEHHEHEEH, from the coding sequence ATGGTTGTAGATAGCGAGATCACCGACGCCGAGGTGGACCGGATCTTCCGGGCCCTCGCCGACGCGACCCGCCGCGACATCGTCCGTCGCACGCTCGTCGGGGAGGAGTCGGTCTCGCAGCTCGCCGAGGACTACGCCATGTCGTTCGCGGCGGTGCAGAAGCACGTGGCGGTGCTGGAGAGGGCGGGGCTGGTGACCAAGCAACCGCACGGCCGCGAGCGGCTCGTCCGGGGCAACCCGGAAGCGATCAGGCGCGCCCAGGCACTGCTGGACACCTTCGAGCAACTCTGGCGGTCCCGGGTCGCCCGCCTCGACGCCCTGCTCGCCGACGACGAGCACCACGAGCACGAAGAGCACTGA
- a CDS encoding EcsC family protein — translation MSNLGRRVGSSLAPRVTKLAPEMTSSFVHQALHRAITGVGKLPGAAAAADKQLAEQRGDVDRAIHEVIENHVRYAGAEGFVTNLGGLITMTVTVPANITGLAVVECRMVAGILHLRGYDLEDPRTRTAILTCLLGEDRLLALVKRKRLPGTPMAIATAPVHDPDLSKIVANEVAAELITRVAGKRVAITVGRRVPLVGGLVGAAADAYATWKIGRYVDREFLPRKRR, via the coding sequence ATGAGCAACCTGGGCAGGAGAGTCGGCAGCAGCCTCGCGCCGAGGGTGACGAAGCTGGCGCCGGAGATGACGTCGTCCTTCGTCCACCAGGCACTGCACCGCGCGATCACGGGCGTCGGCAAGCTTCCCGGCGCGGCGGCTGCGGCCGACAAGCAGCTCGCCGAGCAGAGGGGCGATGTCGACCGGGCGATCCACGAGGTCATCGAGAACCACGTGCGGTACGCCGGCGCCGAGGGCTTCGTCACCAACCTGGGCGGGCTGATCACGATGACGGTCACCGTGCCGGCCAACATCACCGGGCTGGCCGTCGTCGAGTGCCGGATGGTCGCCGGCATCCTGCACCTGCGCGGCTACGACCTCGAGGACCCTCGCACCCGCACCGCGATCCTGACCTGCCTGCTGGGCGAGGACCGACTGCTGGCGCTGGTGAAGCGGAAGCGGCTCCCGGGCACCCCGATGGCGATCGCGACCGCGCCGGTGCACGACCCCGACCTGTCGAAGATCGTCGCCAACGAGGTGGCCGCCGAGCTGATCACCCGGGTCGCCGGCAAGCGGGTCGCGATCACGGTGGGCCGCCGGGTGCCGCTGGTGGGCGGTCTGGTGGGCGCGGCCGCGGATGCCTACGCCACCTGGAAGATCGGCCGCTACGTCGACCGGGAGTTCCTGCCGCGCAAGCGCCGGTAG
- a CDS encoding ATP-binding protein has product MDPIRNPYAPGAGQRPPELAGRDAELAQFDVTLERVAAGRPGRSMVLSGLRGVGKTVLLNALRGQAVRRAWGTGKIEARPEHSLRLPLAQAVHAALRELGHRHRDPDRVEQVMGVLKAFALRTDHVDRRGRAWTPPVDVAAAKGRADSGDLELDLVELFTDVASLAGDLGVGISVFIDEMQDVAPDELGALCGACHEISQQGAPLVVVGAGLPHLPVALAASRSYAERLFRYVRVDRLPREMAERAWTFPAEQEGASYEAKALDQLYELTDGYPYFVQAYGKATWDVAVGSPIRWADVVQAAPEAEAELAVGFFGARFDRATPAERDYMSAMADLGEPTGDLAVSTSDVAAHLDRKPQSLSPARDGLIKKGLVFSAERGTVAFTVPHFGRFLRNQR; this is encoded by the coding sequence ATGGACCCGATCAGGAATCCGTACGCGCCCGGCGCCGGGCAGCGACCTCCCGAGCTGGCCGGCCGCGACGCCGAGCTTGCGCAGTTCGACGTCACCCTCGAGCGGGTGGCCGCCGGACGTCCCGGGCGCTCGATGGTGCTCTCGGGGCTGCGCGGAGTGGGCAAGACGGTGCTGCTCAACGCGCTGCGTGGGCAGGCGGTCCGGCGCGCGTGGGGGACCGGCAAGATCGAGGCGCGGCCCGAGCACTCGCTGCGGCTGCCGCTCGCCCAGGCGGTGCACGCCGCGCTGCGCGAGCTCGGCCACCGGCACCGTGACCCCGACCGGGTCGAGCAGGTGATGGGCGTGCTCAAGGCGTTCGCGCTGCGCACCGACCATGTGGACCGGCGGGGTCGCGCCTGGACCCCGCCGGTCGACGTGGCGGCGGCGAAGGGTCGTGCCGACTCCGGCGACCTCGAGCTCGACCTGGTCGAGCTGTTCACCGACGTGGCCTCGCTGGCCGGAGACCTCGGCGTCGGCATCTCAGTGTTCATCGACGAGATGCAGGACGTCGCCCCGGACGAGCTCGGCGCGTTGTGCGGCGCCTGCCACGAGATCAGCCAGCAGGGCGCACCGCTGGTCGTGGTCGGGGCCGGGCTGCCGCACCTGCCGGTCGCCTTGGCCGCGTCCCGCTCGTACGCCGAGCGGCTGTTCCGCTACGTCCGGGTCGACCGGCTCCCGCGCGAGATGGCGGAGCGGGCCTGGACCTTCCCGGCCGAGCAGGAGGGCGCGTCGTACGAAGCGAAGGCCCTCGACCAGCTCTACGAGCTCACCGACGGCTATCCCTACTTCGTGCAGGCCTACGGCAAGGCGACCTGGGACGTTGCCGTCGGATCCCCTATCCGCTGGGCCGACGTCGTCCAGGCCGCACCCGAGGCGGAGGCGGAGCTCGCGGTCGGCTTCTTCGGGGCTCGCTTCGACCGAGCGACCCCCGCCGAGCGCGACTACATGAGCGCGATGGCCGACCTCGGTGAGCCGACCGGCGACCTGGCGGTGAGCACCTCCGACGTGGCCGCGCATCTGGATCGAAAGCCGCAGTCGCTGAGCCCGGCCCGGGACGGACTGATCAAGAAGGGTCTGGTGTTCTCCGCCGAGCGCGGCACCGTCGCGTTCACCGTGCCGCACTTCGGGAGGTTCCTGCGCAACCAGCGCTGA
- a CDS encoding SRPBCC family protein: MPITSIHKDPEALTLTVVADFAAPLQRLWDAYADPRQLERFWGPPSYPATFTRHDMLPGGRSAYAMVGPEGEVSRGYWEFLDVKAPYSFEVRDGFCHPDGTPNTEMPSMRMVFSFEATGSGSRVTTTTYFNTVEELAQLVEMGMEEGMRQAMGQIDGVLEDLRSFAADLPAAAQVLSDTTVRVSRVIRGSVEQVWSAHHDPTLLTQWLLGPDGWSMPTCEVASEVGQVYRYVWQQDDGGTSFGSTGELLEVSAPHRAVTTERMYGDGIPEDAPSTVNELTLTPVDGGTLLSLLITYPDATTRDIVLGTGMVDGMETSYARLEGVLAG; this comes from the coding sequence ATGCCCATCACCTCGATCCACAAGGACCCCGAAGCGCTCACCCTCACGGTCGTCGCCGACTTCGCCGCACCGCTGCAGCGGCTGTGGGATGCGTACGCCGACCCCCGCCAGCTCGAGCGGTTCTGGGGGCCGCCGTCCTACCCGGCGACCTTCACCCGGCACGACATGCTCCCCGGCGGCCGGTCCGCGTACGCGATGGTCGGTCCCGAGGGTGAGGTCTCCCGTGGCTACTGGGAGTTCCTGGACGTCAAGGCGCCGTACTCCTTCGAGGTCCGCGACGGCTTCTGCCACCCGGACGGGACGCCGAACACCGAGATGCCATCGATGCGGATGGTCTTCTCCTTCGAGGCGACCGGGTCCGGGTCGCGGGTGACGACCACGACGTACTTCAACACCGTCGAGGAGCTCGCGCAGCTGGTGGAGATGGGCATGGAGGAGGGCATGCGTCAGGCCATGGGGCAGATCGACGGCGTGCTCGAGGACCTGCGCAGCTTCGCCGCGGATCTGCCGGCCGCCGCACAGGTGCTCTCCGACACGACGGTCCGGGTCTCCCGGGTCATCCGAGGCAGCGTCGAGCAGGTCTGGTCGGCCCATCACGACCCGACGCTGCTGACGCAGTGGCTGCTCGGCCCGGACGGTTGGTCGATGCCGACCTGCGAGGTGGCGAGCGAGGTCGGGCAGGTCTACCGCTACGTGTGGCAGCAGGACGACGGCGGCACCAGCTTCGGCTCCACCGGTGAGCTGCTCGAGGTCTCGGCACCGCACCGCGCGGTGACCACCGAGCGGATGTACGGCGACGGGATCCCCGAGGACGCCCCCAGCACGGTCAACGAGCTGACCCTGACCCCCGTCGATGGCGGCACCCTGCTCTCCCTGCTGATCACCTACCCCGACGCCACGACCCGCGACATCGTTCTCGGCACCGGCATGGTCGACGGGATGGAGACGAGCTACGCGCGACTCGAGGGCGTGCTCGCCGGCTGA
- a CDS encoding HNH endonuclease signature motif containing protein, with protein MADKPDHELSEPRVKSGASDAPTAQDASQHRLVRFVAAVDEAVDKVAGVEPVFLTTTEKQSVLVGLRRVQDRLAGLGLRVLAVADDVAEESGDRDAAVWLAHVTRTERSPNSRDLRLGEALERRWTRLGVALGEGSVNLAQARVVAQALEELPGDLDPGILVEAEEHLIGLAADHRPRELAVLGAKILEVLAPDIAEAEEGRRLEEQERRARESTRLFTRRLGDGSTRIGIKVPDAVADRLMTYLDAFTSPRHGLNDGTTVPGPNHDPDKDPTSAPANPLGTIGMVGVGEGDRIPAARKRGLAFTALLEALDPARLPEHGGDATTVIITLTLDQLRSQLTAAGVITSDQGRISAGEARRLACTAQLVPAVLDGTGQVLDLGRTQRLFSRAQRKALRLRDRSCRAEHCTVPAGWAEAHHWKPWSKGGRTDLADGVLLCSWHHHRAHDDRYQHNRLPNGDIRFTRRT; from the coding sequence ATGGCCGACAAGCCGGACCATGAGCTGTCAGAGCCGCGCGTGAAGTCTGGTGCGTCGGATGCACCCACTGCGCAGGATGCCTCGCAGCATCGGCTGGTGCGGTTCGTGGCCGCGGTCGATGAGGCGGTGGACAAGGTCGCCGGGGTGGAGCCGGTGTTCTTGACCACGACTGAGAAGCAGAGCGTGTTGGTGGGGTTGCGGCGGGTGCAGGACCGGCTCGCGGGGCTGGGTCTGCGGGTGTTGGCGGTGGCCGATGATGTCGCCGAGGAGTCCGGGGACCGGGACGCTGCGGTGTGGCTGGCGCATGTGACCCGGACCGAGCGGAGCCCGAACAGCCGGGATCTGCGGCTGGGTGAGGCGCTGGAGCGGCGCTGGACCCGGCTGGGTGTCGCGCTCGGGGAGGGGTCGGTGAATCTGGCTCAGGCCCGGGTGGTCGCCCAGGCGCTGGAGGAGCTGCCCGGTGATCTGGATCCGGGGATCCTGGTGGAGGCCGAGGAGCACCTGATCGGGCTGGCCGCGGATCACCGTCCCCGGGAGCTGGCGGTGTTGGGGGCGAAGATCCTCGAGGTCCTCGCCCCCGACATCGCCGAGGCCGAGGAGGGCCGCCGGTTGGAGGAGCAGGAGCGCCGCGCCCGAGAATCCACCCGGCTGTTCACCCGACGGTTGGGGGACGGGTCGACCCGGATCGGGATCAAGGTCCCCGATGCGGTCGCGGACCGGCTGATGACCTACCTCGATGCCTTCACCAGCCCCCGGCACGGCCTCAACGACGGCACCACGGTGCCCGGACCCAACCACGACCCCGACAAGGATCCGACCAGCGCCCCGGCCAACCCGCTCGGAACCATCGGGATGGTGGGGGTGGGTGAGGGTGATCGGATCCCGGCCGCCCGCAAACGCGGGCTGGCGTTCACCGCCCTGCTCGAGGCCCTCGACCCCGCCAGGCTGCCCGAGCACGGCGGGGACGCCACCACGGTGATCATCACCCTCACCCTCGACCAACTACGCAGCCAGCTCACCGCTGCCGGGGTGATCACCAGCGATCAGGGCCGCATCTCCGCCGGCGAGGCCCGACGACTAGCCTGCACCGCCCAGTTGGTCCCCGCCGTCCTCGACGGGACCGGGCAGGTCCTCGACCTGGGCCGCACCCAACGACTGTTCTCCCGCGCTCAGCGCAAGGCCCTGCGGCTCCGCGACCGGTCCTGTCGGGCCGAGCACTGCACCGTCCCCGCAGGATGGGCCGAAGCCCATCATTGGAAACCCTGGTCCAAGGGCGGCAGAACCGACCTCGCCGACGGGGTGCTGCTGTGCTCCTGGCACCACCACCGAGCCCACGACGACCGCTACCAACACAACCGCCTGCCCAACGGCGACATCCGATTCACCCGACGCACCTGA
- a CDS encoding SigE family RNA polymerase sigma factor, with protein sequence MTQAPRERAGSDRLDFTAYVEARQHGLLGFTVLLCGNLADAEDLLQSVLARTFLRWDRLLAQQVDIDAYVRTSLVNANTSLWRRAFRRRERPAETLPEQAGDQPDPDDGELWARVLLLPERQRQVVALRYYEGLSVAETAAAMGSSEGTVKSQCARALARLRVDLGEGQPTERTSDERR encoded by the coding sequence ATGACGCAGGCGCCGCGGGAGCGAGCCGGCTCGGACCGGCTCGACTTCACCGCGTACGTCGAGGCTCGCCAGCATGGCCTGCTCGGATTCACCGTCCTGCTGTGCGGGAATCTCGCCGACGCCGAGGACCTCCTCCAGAGCGTGCTCGCCCGCACCTTCCTGCGCTGGGACCGCCTCCTCGCCCAGCAGGTCGACATCGACGCCTACGTGCGCACGTCGCTGGTGAACGCCAACACCAGCCTGTGGCGGCGGGCGTTCCGACGACGCGAGCGACCGGCCGAGACACTGCCGGAGCAGGCCGGCGACCAACCGGATCCCGACGACGGGGAGCTGTGGGCCCGCGTCCTGCTCCTTCCGGAGCGGCAGCGGCAGGTGGTCGCCCTGCGCTACTACGAAGGGCTCAGCGTGGCCGAGACCGCCGCCGCGATGGGCTCGAGCGAGGGCACGGTGAAGAGCCAGTGTGCTCGCGCGCTGGCGCGCCTGCGCGTCGATCTCGGCGAGGGACAGCCGACGGAACGGACCAGCGATGAACGACGATGA
- a CDS encoding cytochrome P450 — translation MPAPDPFALPVPVPTGNPLRSRATWLLSHGLARRLLLREAARGDLLAGLAMDPALRADPFAGYEELRRRGPMTTTRLAAGTVDHAVADAVLRSEDFGVAGGHGELPRPLQWLLARVFDNRATGPVDPPSMLALDPPEHTRQRKLVSRAFTARKVGGLEDTIATVAARLVDELAAGPERVDLVDRFASRLPLVVIAELLGVPEEDHDRLLAWSNIAAQSLDPGLSWAEFRRIELAIRRLHVWFDAHVERLRKHPGDDLLSRLATLDGPDRPTEDELKATGLLVLGAGFETTVNLIGNAVALFDSHPDQLAVLRDDPGLWPRAVDEVLRFDSPVQITLRQAHRDTEVAGVRVAGGTAVLTFLGGANRDPAVFADPQRFDVTRGNADQHLSFSAGVHYCLGASLARLETKVALHTLYDRFPDLRVDGPPVRRGTRVLRGYEHLPIVLGDAAGRPTTQPASTPSSRA, via the coding sequence GTGCCAGCGCCTGACCCGTTCGCCCTCCCGGTGCCGGTCCCCACCGGCAACCCCCTGCGGTCACGGGCGACCTGGCTGCTCTCCCATGGACTCGCCCGCCGGCTGCTGCTACGTGAGGCGGCACGCGGCGACCTTCTTGCCGGATTGGCGATGGACCCGGCGCTCCGGGCGGACCCCTTCGCCGGCTACGAGGAGCTGCGACGCCGGGGACCGATGACGACGACCAGGCTGGCCGCGGGCACGGTCGACCACGCGGTCGCCGACGCCGTGCTGCGCAGTGAGGACTTCGGCGTCGCGGGCGGCCACGGCGAGCTTCCCCGCCCACTGCAGTGGCTGCTGGCACGGGTCTTCGACAATCGCGCGACAGGACCGGTCGACCCGCCGTCGATGCTGGCGCTCGACCCACCCGAGCACACCCGGCAGCGCAAGCTGGTCTCCCGTGCCTTCACCGCACGCAAGGTCGGCGGCCTCGAGGACACCATCGCCACCGTGGCGGCACGACTCGTCGACGAGCTGGCCGCCGGACCCGAGCGGGTCGACCTGGTGGACAGGTTCGCCTCCCGGTTGCCGCTGGTGGTGATCGCCGAGCTGCTCGGCGTACCCGAGGAGGACCACGATCGGCTGCTCGCCTGGAGCAACATCGCTGCCCAGTCCCTCGACCCCGGGCTGTCCTGGGCCGAGTTCCGACGCATCGAGCTGGCCATCCGCCGGCTGCACGTCTGGTTCGACGCCCATGTCGAGCGACTGCGCAAGCATCCCGGCGACGACCTGCTCAGCCGGCTGGCCACGCTCGATGGTCCCGACCGCCCCACCGAGGACGAGCTCAAGGCGACCGGGCTGCTCGTGCTGGGGGCTGGCTTCGAGACCACGGTCAACCTGATCGGAAACGCGGTGGCGCTCTTCGACTCCCACCCCGACCAGCTCGCGGTGCTGCGCGACGACCCGGGTCTGTGGCCCCGGGCCGTGGACGAGGTGCTGCGGTTCGACTCTCCCGTTCAGATCACCCTGCGCCAGGCCCATCGCGACACCGAGGTCGCCGGGGTCCGGGTCGCCGGCGGCACCGCCGTACTGACCTTCCTCGGTGGCGCCAACCGCGACCCGGCCGTCTTCGCGGACCCGCAGCGCTTCGACGTCACGCGCGGCAACGCCGACCAGCACCTGTCGTTCTCGGCCGGTGTGCACTACTGCCTCGGCGCCAGCCTGGCCAGGCTCGAGACGAAGGTCGCACTCCATACTCTCTACGACAGGTTCCCCGACCTGCGGGTCGACGGCCCACCGGTACGCCGGGGCACCCGGGTGCTGCGCGGCTACGAACACCTGCCGATCGTGCTCGGCGACGCTGCGGGGCGTCCGACCACTCAGCCGGCGAGCACGCCCTCGAGTCGCGCGTAG